GCTTGTAAAAAAACGTGAGTGGTGCGGCAGTCCATAGGGAAGTGGCCTCCGCTTTTTGAATCGCCAAAGACTTGGGAGCAAGCTCTCCGAAGACGATATGTAAAAATGTGATGATAGCAAAGGCGATCGCAAGTGAGGTCGGACCGACCAAGTAAGATGGGAAATGAAAAAATGCCATGACGGGCGCGACGTAATGGGCGACGGCAGGTTCACCGACCCAACCTAACCCCAGCGAAGCCAGCGTAATTCCGAGCTGGCAGGCGGACAGATAGGCGTCGAGCTCACGTGTGACTTTTTGCGCGTAGCGGGCACTTTTGTTATTGCCTTCACTGACGAGCTGGGTCAGACGAGTTTGGCGAACTTTTACTAACGAGAATTCTGCTGCGACGAAGAAGGCGTTCAGAAGAACCAAAAATACCACGAGCAGCAGATTCAGCGTAATCTCCCCTATCGGACTCTCCAAGCACACCTCCGCCTCCCGCAGTGCGAAAGGTGGAGAATTCACCTCCGATACGATAATGGTATTTTACATGTACGACCAAAAATGGATAAATATTCGATCTGAAACCTGCAATGGATATGCTTTTCATGAGCCATGCTACAGGTTTTCTTGTTACTCGTAAGTATACCAATAGGTCAACCGAACAGTCAAAACGTTCCGATTTGAACGAGCGCATTCTTAGGCAATGCTTGGACATACCTGCTTCTTTCCGATCATAAACTAAACGAGCACGGTCCAAGGAGGGGAGCGACGTGTACTGGCTGCAAAAAAGTGTAGCGATTCTCACAGGAAGCGTGCTTCTTGGCATAGGAGTCAATCTGTTTTTGGTTCCGCATCGCCTGATGGACGGGGGCATGATCGGGATCGGTTTGTTGGCGACGTATTACATGCAGATGCCGCCAGGTCTCGTGATGATTTTTGTTAGTATCCCTGTGTATTTCATCGTCTTTTTTTATGATCGCAGATTGTTTTTTCACAGCTTTCACGGCATGCTGATTTCTGCCTTCTTTATAGACATTCTCTCGGATATGCGTGGTTGGAATCTATGGTCAACATCCTTTTCAGCAGTAACTGGCGGCGTGTTAATCGGAATAGGTATCGGCTTGATGCTTGCCTACGAGACGAATACGGGTGGGACAGACCTACTCGCGCAATTTCTTGCCAGGCGATACAAGCTGCGCGTTGCTTTGCTGATCTTTCTAATTGATGGGTTGATCGTACTCTGCTCGATTCAAACGATCGGGATGGAGAGAATGATATTCTCTTTGCTGACAATCGTTGCCGTTGCGGCGACTACGCATATGTTCAGTGGACTCGGACGACCTCTGCCACCGTATACGATCATTGGCCCGCTTTTTTCTCATAAAATGGAGGGTCGCTCGTCGCGGCTCCAGGTAAACACGAACACGAGATATAGGAACAGGAAGGGGAAGGCGATATTTTGGAGAAAATAAATAGGAAAAGGATGAAATGAGGGACTGTTTTGTCTGGACAAGCATTTCAAATGATAACGGAGCATGTTGGATATTTTCCCGGTCATGTTAACATAGGCCTTGTTATTGGTGAGCATGGAGCGATCTTGATTGATTCAGGTCTGGATACCCAGAACGCAAAAAAAATCAAGAAAGGACTGGACGCTATCGCCCAGCCCTTGTGTGCAATCATTCAAACACACTCTCATGCCGACCATTTCGGTGGCAACGCCTACTTGCTCGGATGCTGGCCCGAAGCAAGGGTCTATGCGCCACCGCTGGAAGAGGCGATCATTCGGAATCCGATACTTGAGCCTATTTACTTGAACATGGGTGCAGCACCACTTGAGGATCTCAAAAACAAGTTTTTGTTGGCGCAACCTTCTCGGGTGGACCACCACCTTCCACTAGATGAAGGGATCGAAATTGCTGGCGTACCTTTCTATATCCTTTCTCTGCCGGGGCATAGCTGGCAACAGGTTGGCGTCGTCTGTGACGAGATTTGCTTCGCTGCCGACAGTTATTTAGGCGAAGAGGTTTTGGAAAAGCACAAGCTGCCGTTTCTTGTGGATGCGCATGAGACCCTACTCAGTCTTCATAAGCTGCTTGCAACCAACTACAAGGGATACTTGCCTGGGCACGGAGCATATACCACCACCTCTCATGATGCCGTGAACAAAAATATTGCTTGGCATGAGCGGATTTTCTCGGTGATCTGCAACATTTTAGTAGAGGAGAGGACACCAGAAGAAGCGTTAACTCTCCTGTGTGAGCGTTTACACATTTCCATAGAAAATGCTTCGAGCTACGTCCTGTTTCGGACGGCGTTTATGGGTTACTTGGTCGGGCTGCAGAAAACAAAGAGGGTGGCATACCGGTTTGAACATAATCGGTGGTTGTGGAGAACCGTTCAGGATGGAGCGGAGGGAGCAGACAGGTAATCGGCGATTTCTGCTAGCTTATGCTCTGCAGCTTCGCGGACGGCCTTGGGAATGAAAAAAACTTCTTCGGATGTGGTGTTCATATAGAACTTTGCTTCTAAATACGGATGACCCAGTTTGACATTCAGTTCCCCTTTTCCGGTTGTTGTGCTGGTGTAGTTCGTAGGGATACGCAAAAAATACGCGCTGCTACTGGCGGAATCGTACATGACGACATCGTACGTGGGCATACTGTCCCCGCCTGATCGATGAAAGCCTTGTTGTCGCAGCATTTTGTCAACATAAGAGAGTGGCTGAACGACACCGGTAAGGGTCTTGTTTTTTAACCGCATGGACATCCTCCTCGGTTCAACCATTGAGAAATCAAGCTTACTCCAATACTATGTACGGCAATACCGATTCAGACTTGTAGAAAAAGAAAAGAAGGAGTGGACGAGGATGCAACTTATGGCAGATTTGCATACACATACAAAAGCGTCAGACGGTACCTGCGAGCCTGCGGAAAACGTACGTTTGGCGAAGGAGGCGGGACTTGCTGCACTGGCAATCACGGATCACGACACGGTAGCAGGGATTCCAGAAGCAATGGAGGCTGCCCGCGCACTCGACGTGGAAATCATTCCGGGAGTCGAAGTGAGCTCCGTAGGGAAGGGGCAGGATATTCACGTTCTTGGCTATTTTGTCCCGTATGAAGACCCAGCTTTTGAAGAGCGTCTCTTCCGTTTGCGAGAGACAAGGCATGAGCGTAACCAACTATTAATAGCACGGCTACAGGAGCTCGGTATCGACATTTCATTGGAAAAGGTATACCGCCGCAAGCAGGGCACGGACAAAAACATCGGGCGACCACATATTGCTGAAGAACTGATAGAGCTGGGGGTCGTTTCTACGATTGAGGAAGCCTTCGATAAGTACTTGGGCAAAGGGGGAGCGGCTTATGTCAATCCTCCACGCATTACCCCGCAGGAAGCAATCACGCTGATCAAAGAGGCTGGCGGAGTGGCGGTGCTGGCTCATCCGGGTCTGTATGACGATGATGAGCTGGTCCAGGAGTTGATTATATTCGGATTGGACGGGATTGAAGTCAATCACCCGGATAACGATGAGGTCCAAAAAATGCGCTACAGCAAGTGGGCAGCACAACACGGGCTTGTTGTAACGGGCGGTTCTGATTTCCATGGCTGGCGTGGAGAGGAGCCGTTTCATGCGATGCTTGGCTCTCATACCGCAGCGATGGATGCTGTTGAACAGCTACGTGCGATTGCGGCGAAGCGGAAGGTATAATTCATTCATCCATACGTAACGGAAACGACCCTCTTCGCTTTTATGGGAAGAGGGTTTTTGGTGAGCTTAAAACAATGCGAGCAGAAAGGATATTCCTAACCACAAGCATAGAGGGCTGAACAATGCTGTATCTTGACGGGCAAACTTCGTATTTTTTACTTTTTTAAAAAAGCCAATGTAGTTGAAGTCTCCTACAGCGCGCAGGACAAATACAGCTGCACAGATCATGCATCCCCATTGAATCAAAGAAGGGGCTATTACGGGCGAGAGATAACCGCTCTGGGCGAGCAAAATGTAACCGGCAAAAGCCAATAAGCAGGCAACGACGATCGTTCCGCCTTTCCCAGGGGAAAAAGTTCGGCGTGAATGATCGGCTGTTGTGGGGATGACGGAATCGGTCCCCCATTTTCCTCCGAAGGCCCAATAAAAATGCAGCAAGGACACGATAACTAAGAAGATAGCAGATGAGATAGGGAAAACATGCGTCATGGGAATACCTCCTATTGATTCATAAGGTTTTTGCGGAAGATACGTATCCGTATGTTTTGGGTGAAAAAATTCCTGCGCAAGACAATCTGTCAGGCAGGAAGGGGTAATCAAATCCAAGTCATAAAATGATGCAAGGGTGCGGACATATCAAAAGGCGCTTCCAGCTCTCTGCGCACGAGCCAACCAATATAGAGGAGGTACGCGAGCTGAGCACGTGTCTTTGCATCAGTGGGAGCCAGCCCTTTTTTCTCATACAAAGAGGCAACGAAGCCGATCCTGCGCTTCTCGATTTCCACGAGACGTTTGGAAAGGGCAGGATGTTGCTTCGCCCAGTTGTAGATAGCGGCTTCGATTTTTCGCTCGCTGCTAAAAACGCTCAACAACAGCTGTTCCAACGACATGTTGTCCGAGTGTGGCGCTCGAATGATCCGCTCGGTCGCATGCTCCTCCCAATAATCGACCATGGAGTCCAGTAACGCTTGACGATCTGAAAAGTGATGATAAAAGCTCCCTTTGCTGATCTTCAGTTTTCTGGCGAGAGGTTCCACACGGACAGTGTCAATACCTGCTTCAGCCAACATATCGAGCCCTGCCCGAATCCAATCTTCACGTACGTATTGCATGGTTCACCTCAAAAGATACGGTATCGTATGTTTCTAGTTCCATGTTATTCCACGGTGTGTGATGTGTCAAGAAGCATTGATTTTTGTATTGAGAAAGTAGCAGAGGGCTACGGTGATGACTCTTTTGAACGAGTGATTAGGCAATCCGGAAACCGCAGGTGATTTCATACCTTTATCGGGTACCAATGAAAAACAACCTCTCTTCGCATGATGATCATAGCGAAAACGAGGTTGTTTTCCGACTAGGGGATTGAGTTGCACGCAGCTTCAGTTATTCGCGAAAGGATTTTACCATCGCAATATGCTCGATACCCGCATCGTCGAATAAGTCGCCAAAAGGTTCATAGCCGAGCTTTTCATAAAACCGTTGGGCGTGCGTCTGTGCGTTCAGCTTCAAGCTGTCATACTCGTGCTGTTTGGCTAGCTCTTCCATAGCGAGCATGATTTGGCGGCCTAGCCCGGTACCGCGTTCTGTTTTAGCAACCGCCACCCGTTCAATTTTTCCCACGCCAGGTGCGTAGGTACGGATACGGCTCGCGCCCACTGGCTTTCCATCGCGGTAGGCCACAAAATGAATCGTCCCACCATCCAGTGTGTCATGCTCATCTATTTCCAACTCTTCCGGTACTTCCTGTTCCTCGATGAAAACGACTCGGCGTACAGACAGGGCATCCGCCAATTCTTGTTCAGTGGTGACTTTTTGGATCTGGTAGGTTTGCAGGTTCATCGGTATTCGTCCTTTGTTAGAAAATATCCCTCCCTACGATGGATACGCAAGGAGGGTTGGTGATTGAGGAAAGGGTGTTTATTTTTTGAGAAGGAAAGTCTGGTAAACGCTCCAGATGCCATCCTCGAGCTGATAAATCAAGTGGAAGCGATCGATCTCGCTGTTCAGGTCAATTTTTGCCATGCTCAGTTGGCCGGTTACATCTCGCAGCTCATCGTCGGACAGGTCGCGCCCGATGGTCAGATGCGGTACGTATGCGTAGGTTTCTTTTTCATTCACACACTGATTAGCAATCTTTTGATGCAGCTCGTTAAATGGTTCTTTGTTTTGCACAGCCAAATAGATCACGTTGGTGGTAGGGTGGAAAGAAGATACTCGATGGAAATGAGCCGAAAAGCTGTCGGTAGAGGAGGCAACCTGCTCCAGATGGCTCACCAGCTCAGACAACTTGGCTTCGTCCAGCTCAAAGGCTTCCTTCAAACGGATATACGGAGGAACCAAAGCATAGCCCGGGTCATAACGTTTCCGGTAAGAGTTGGCTACTTCTTGCACCTTGCTAGATGGGAATATTACGATACTGTACATCATCAGAACCACTCCTCCTTACTATCTATCGTGCTCTACAAGAACTTATTTTAACAGAAAATTCTTCATTTGTGTAATGTTAAGCGTGGGTCCGTATATTCCTTGCGCCAAAGGAAAGACTGTGTAGTGCAAGGAGGTGCCGCACTGCATGTATACGGCTATGATGATCACATTCATTTTTCTCGTTCTGCTTCTACTGTCTGTGCTGACCTTCACCATCTTGACTGCGATACGAAAAGGAGAATTCGAAGAGGCACTCGTATCGACTATCAAGGATGAAGGTCCACAAGAAGAACAGCCACGGTAAGTTTACCCGTAAAGCGTCTTGAGCATACGCGGTAGATTGCGCTGCCAGTAGCCCCACGTATGGTCACCCTCAAACGTTTCATAAACGAGGGTGACTTTTTTCGTGCCCAAAATCTCGCGCAGTTCTTCATTCGCCGCTAGAAGATTCAAAGTGCCACGCCCCGTGCTTACTGCCGTTTCCTTTGTCCCAATTTCCAAATAAATGGTCTGCGGTACGGAAAAGTCAGCGTCAGCTACCAGACGATTTAGCTTTGCGTCCATGGCAATCGACTGGCAGGCAACTTGTCCAAACGTATGTGGATAGTTAAGAGCAGTGAACAGAGAGACAACCCCGCCCAAAGATTCGCCAAGAAGTGTTCGTGCGTTCCCTAAAGGATGTGTGGAGTAATGCGTATCGACATAGCTCACGACTTCTTCGGCGAGGAAGCGTCGGTAGGCCATGTGCTCTTTGCCATCCGGATGATAACGGTCATGCCGTTTGCTTTTCTCGACAGGGAGAAAGACAGCGATGATATCAGGCAGTTCTTTGTCCTGGTTCAATTGATCCAACAAAGTAGCCATCCTGCCCATTGCCAAGTAATCTTCTCCATCCTGTACGTAGAGGACGGGATACGAGTAGAGTGGCGAGTAGCGTTGGGGTGTGTAGACAACCAGCTTTTCCGGCGTCCCCAAATGCCGGCTTTTCAAGACGATTTCCTCAAGGGCCACTGCGGTGTCCTCCTTATTGGGATATTCTGTTCATTATTATACAGGAGGGAGCGTGCATGCCCAAGAGTTTGGGTGCAGGGTCAGGCAGTGGGCGAAAGATTGTCGCAATTTGGTCAGCGTGTGATACTATGGTAGGAAACGACTTCACTCGATTTGTGGAAGGGGTTGTCTCTTATATGAAGAAGCAAGTACACAGCATCGAAGTCAGAAACGCTGCTCTCGCACGTTTGGCAGAACGCGGAGTGACGTTGGATGATATCGCAGAGATCGTCTATCTCATGCAGTCGCCCTACCATCCAGATCTCACGATGGCACAGTGCATTGAGAGCGTGAAAGCGGTCTTGGAAAAAAGGGAAATGCAGCACGCCATCCTGGTTGGCGTTGAGTTGGATACGTTAGCAGAGAAGGGCCTCTTGTCCGAGCCGCTCCAATCCATCATCGCGTCAGATGAAGGACTATTCGGATGCGACGAAACATTGGCACTAGGCTCCGTGTTTGGATATGGAAGTATCGCTGTGACCACTTTTGGACATTTGGATAAGCACAAGGTCGGAGTGATTAAAAGGCTGGATACCAAGTCGGCAGAGGGACGCGTTCACACATTTTTGGACGACCTCGTGGCGAGTGTGGCAGCCAATGCATCTAGCCGCATGGCCCATCGGATGAGAGATGAGCAGGAGGCAGAATTGGCACGAAGTGAGGCGTTGAAGCAACAGGAAGCCGAGCTGCGTGTCGAGGAGAAAGGGAAAGGGACGGAGCAGGCGGGGTAGGTTAGGTTTGGGATGAGGGAGTTTGTTTCGATCGTTACCTAATTATCTTGTTTGTTTTAAACTCTATTGAATAGTTTTCAGCTTAGCAGGAGCCAATTCTTCACCGGTGTAGCTCATATGCTTGATGCGTCATGTATGATGTGATGCCATCATGTAGGTAATCCCCATGTTTTGTAGGGGATGTGGGCAGCAGCGGTGGGGAATGGCTTTTTACAAGGAAAAAACAAGCCTGATTTCACTGGGTTTTTTAGTGTTCTTTTGGTACGAGTGAAAATTTTTACAAGAAATTATTCATTTCCTCTTGAAATTCATTTTACGATACTGTATAGTAATAAATGTGATCGACGTCCGATACGATTCGGGCCCTTAGCTCAGTTGGTCAGAGCGGTCGGCTCATAACCGATTGGTCGTAGGTTCGAGTCCTACAGGGCCCACCATTAAACGATCACACACATATCCCATGATCCGGTAGCTCAGTTGGGAGAGCACCATCTTGACAGGGTGGGGGTCGCTGGTTCGAACCCAGTCCGGATCACCATAGTATGAACGTTAGAACCCTTGAGGAATCAAGGGTTTTTCTTATTTTACAATAGTTTCTAAAATGATGAGATGGCTTGATAAAACGGTTTTGGGGACAAATTGGGGCGGGGCATTCTAGGTTTCTTCTTTTATATTTCCCTGTTCTTTTCTTTGCGGGAAAACTTATCGCTTTCCTGCTGTTCGTTTCTTGACCTTTTTCGTAACGTGAACGTGTATATCGGCAGAAGTGGATGACCTTATATCAGCAGTGGCAATAAGTAAAATCGATCGTATGACCTAAATTGTGAGTACAGAGTCAAAGCCCCTTGGCTATTCACCAGGGGGCTTGTCCACACTTCAGTGTTTACACAAAACTTTTGACAGAGCCGAAATGCACTTCCGACTACCACTTAAGAATCCCACTGATTCCCAAGGTTTCGCTTGCCCCTAGGGGTGGGAGTCTCAAATACTCAACTGTTACTTTAGTACAATTTCCTTTTTCCATACCAATTTTTGATTTGCTTCGTTTTTAAAAGTGAGCGTTAGGACACCCTTCTGACCCTTCATCTTTTGAGCATCATAATTAAAACTGTGTATCTGCAAGGAGCCACCGATCGTAAAATTAGGTTCTGTACTCTCAGAAAAATCGTTTTCCGCCGCTTGTTCAACTGTATTCACAATTGTTTTCTCATTTGATTTCCATTCCATCTTCTCAAGTGTGTAACCTTTTTGGAATTTGTCTACGTAAAAAGTAAACGCATCTTTATTCATTGGATTGTAGCATCTTGATCGACTTTCACGCCGATCATCTTGTCGTTAATGGCATACACAGAGTACTGCTCTTTCGTATTTTCTTGTGTATTTTTTGGTGCAATCCAAGCCTCACCTGTTCCAACCATTACCCCGGTATATTCCACAAAAAGCTCATTCACTTTTTGGTTTAAAAAAGCATCCTTGACGTTTTTGGTTAAAATTTGATCATATTTTTGGATAAATTCTTGCTTGGTTTTAATTATTATATCTATGTCTTCACCGTTCTTTTCGCTACTTACAGTCAACGGGAATTCGAAACGATTCGCCACACTATTTTTGTCTCCAGCTTTTATCTCTTTTTGCAGACTAGTAAAATATGACTCAAATGCCTTCGCATCATCAATGCCAGCGACAAAGTATGGATTCTTTTGTTCTACAGTTGGACTTGGATTTTTTACCGCAGCCGCTACAGACATTTCCTTTTGCAACCCCGGTAAAAAACCTACTGATAATACTGTTGCAACGATTATTGCATTTGTGACTTTTTTCATTTCAAACTCCTCCTAGATTTAGCATTAAAATAGATGTAAAAGTGTTGAACAGTGAGTCATCTTGCAAGAAATATCCTCGTTTAGAAATTAGTAACGTTGTTAATGCTAATCAAAAAATTAACCATTTTTTGGGCAAACGCTCATCTTCTTACCTTTCCTGGGAGGGAGGTTTATTTACGTTTGTTTTGGTTGATGGCAGTGACGATAGATTCACCCAGTCCCAGCAATGCGATAATCAGCATGCCGAAACCAATCATAAGCGTCAAAGCATCTCTAACCTCCACAGGCATCACTTCCCTTCCGAGAGGATAGCCGAACGTCCTTTCAAGAATATTCGATTGAGCAGGATTAGCATACCATTTATTTCCAATTGCAGGATGTACTTTTCTGCGCCCAAGCGATTCTCCTCCTTTATTTCGTGTGTATGATGAGTAAATGCAGAAAGGATTGTCCAATACTCGAATTTTTATTCGAAGACAAGTTTAATCTTCTGAATCCTTGCCCATCCTGAGGTATTCGTGTTTGGATTAAGAAAGAAAAGATCGAAGTTAGGAAAGCGGCTAGATAAGAGAGGATTTACCCAACAGTGGCTAAGCAAAGAATCGGGGGTAAACAATACTACTGTTTCGCGTCTAGCATCAGATAATGAATATCTAGCGACTATGAAAACTGCTCAACGAATACTGAATGCACTTAGAAGGGTAGACAAAAATGCGAAACAGGATGATTTCTGGACCATGTAGGATAGTGGGGACGAATGGGGACAAAACTAACTTGAATCGTCAAAGATTCACTCAGATGCGAACGGATACGAACAGGAAAAACACTTGATTTTCAAGGGTTTTACAGATCAATTAGGATTAAAAACGATGACCCGGTCTCTTTGACAGGGGGGGGTGCTGGTTCGAACCGAGTCCGGATCACCATTTAACGAACTGAAACCCTTGGGAATCAAGGGTTTTTTATGTCCTCGTCCATCCACCCTGACAACATAATCCCTCTAAGCTGTCACTGGAGTCCTTGGCGCACTTCGGACAGCAAGCCCAGACACTAAAGCAAGCGATGCGGCACATTACGCAGCCGATGCATTGCGTGATGCAGCAGGAATCCAAAAAAATTGCGAAGCCCTCCCTTCGGAATATTCCTGGGAGGGCTTTTCTTATGTATTACGATTGTTCGTAACACAAATTATTGCTGCTAAGTAAAGAATTGATGCAACTATAGCTCTTAAAAAGAATCCTGATCCGTGTCATTGTTATAAATTGAAACAGAAGCAACTACCACAATGTGACCAATGACGTAGACAAGAATACCGTACAAAATTTTTAAAGCATAGAAGACCATCCTAATTTTAGTAGTCAAAGCTATCGTAATCTGGAGAAGCCATTTCAATATCTGCAGCATAAGATACGTTCATGTTAACTGAAGGAGTAGAACTTCCAGAGAAGCCAATTTCAATACCACTCGCATGAATTTGAACATGTCCATATTCTCCAACAACATTTGCTGAGCCATCATCATCATTTTTATAAACTTTTGCGGTCAGTACAATTTCGTAGTCGTTTTTCATTGAGTCAATATCTACATCATAGGCAATTCCTTTTTCTGGGTCAACATCATTTAGGGCAACGTCATCACGATCTGAGCCAAATTGTCTCATGATATAGCAGTCATCTTCGTATTACGTGAAATCATCTGACCAAGCTAGTGCAATTGCATCAGTAAATTCATAAAATGGGTTTGTCAGCCATTCACCAGTGGCTATAAATTTAAAATTATCTTTGCCACGCTTTTCATTAATTCTTTTAGCAACAACACTCATTTTAAAATCGTCTTTGTCTAATGTTCGTAGCTTAACCTCTCTGGTATCCTCTTCATCAAGGTTTCTATAAACCCCCTGAATACTAACAATTTCGCCCTCCTCTTTACTTAATTCATAGATAGCAGCATCTGATAAACTATCAATTTGATCTTGAGTTATATGCTCAGCGAAATCCAATTTCTCTAGAGCTAAAATGCGTTCTACAGTTGATAATGGCGTGAAATTATCTTTAAAGAATCAGCTGAAAAAGTGATTGTTGTCCTTGGTGCGCTATGGGCGGCAAGTGCCGATTCAAAAGTAAGGAATGCAGTCCATTATGCAGCAGTTGCATTGCGCGACGCTGTTGGTATCCCTATATAATAGTGAAGCCCTCCTTCGGATCTGTGTCCGGGGGAGGGCTTTTTTAGTCTCAATCCCCTGAGCAATATGCATT
This genomic stretch from Brevibacillus sp. DP1.3A harbors:
- a CDS encoding YitT family protein, which produces MYWLQKSVAILTGSVLLGIGVNLFLVPHRLMDGGMIGIGLLATYYMQMPPGLVMIFVSIPVYFIVFFYDRRLFFHSFHGMLISAFFIDILSDMRGWNLWSTSFSAVTGGVLIGIGIGLMLAYETNTGGTDLLAQFLARRYKLRVALLIFLIDGLIVLCSIQTIGMERMIFSLLTIVAVAATTHMFSGLGRPLPPYTIIGPLFSHKMEGRSSRLQVNTNTRYRNRKGKAIFWRK
- a CDS encoding MBL fold metallo-hydrolase, which gives rise to MSGQAFQMITEHVGYFPGHVNIGLVIGEHGAILIDSGLDTQNAKKIKKGLDAIAQPLCAIIQTHSHADHFGGNAYLLGCWPEARVYAPPLEEAIIRNPILEPIYLNMGAAPLEDLKNKFLLAQPSRVDHHLPLDEGIEIAGVPFYILSLPGHSWQQVGVVCDEICFAADSYLGEEVLEKHKLPFLVDAHETLLSLHKLLATNYKGYLPGHGAYTTTSHDAVNKNIAWHERIFSVICNILVEERTPEEALTLLCERLHISIENASSYVLFRTAFMGYLVGLQKTKRVAYRFEHNRWLWRTVQDGAEGADR
- a CDS encoding PHP domain-containing protein — protein: MQLMADLHTHTKASDGTCEPAENVRLAKEAGLAALAITDHDTVAGIPEAMEAARALDVEIIPGVEVSSVGKGQDIHVLGYFVPYEDPAFEERLFRLRETRHERNQLLIARLQELGIDISLEKVYRRKQGTDKNIGRPHIAEELIELGVVSTIEEAFDKYLGKGGAAYVNPPRITPQEAITLIKEAGGVAVLAHPGLYDDDELVQELIIFGLDGIEVNHPDNDEVQKMRYSKWAAQHGLVVTGGSDFHGWRGEEPFHAMLGSHTAAMDAVEQLRAIAAKRKV
- a CDS encoding DUF3995 domain-containing protein; protein product: MTHVFPISSAIFLVIVSLLHFYWAFGGKWGTDSVIPTTADHSRRTFSPGKGGTIVVACLLAFAGYILLAQSGYLSPVIAPSLIQWGCMICAAVFVLRAVGDFNYIGFFKKVKNTKFARQDTALFSPLCLWLGISFLLALF
- a CDS encoding TetR/AcrR family transcriptional regulator, encoding MQYVREDWIRAGLDMLAEAGIDTVRVEPLARKLKISKGSFYHHFSDRQALLDSMVDYWEEHATERIIRAPHSDNMSLEQLLLSVFSSERKIEAAIYNWAKQHPALSKRLVEIEKRRIGFVASLYEKKGLAPTDAKTRAQLAYLLYIGWLVRRELEAPFDMSAPLHHFMTWI
- a CDS encoding GNAT family N-acetyltransferase; protein product: MNLQTYQIQKVTTEQELADALSVRRVVFIEEQEVPEELEIDEHDTLDGGTIHFVAYRDGKPVGASRIRTYAPGVGKIERVAVAKTERGTGLGRQIMLAMEELAKQHEYDSLKLNAQTHAQRFYEKLGYEPFGDLFDDAGIEHIAMVKSFRE
- a CDS encoding YjcG family protein; this encodes MMYSIVIFPSSKVQEVANSYRKRYDPGYALVPPYIRLKEAFELDEAKLSELVSHLEQVASSTDSFSAHFHRVSSFHPTTNVIYLAVQNKEPFNELHQKIANQCVNEKETYAYVPHLTIGRDLSDDELRDVTGQLSMAKIDLNSEIDRFHLIYQLEDGIWSVYQTFLLKK
- a CDS encoding esterase family protein; this translates as MALEEIVLKSRHLGTPEKLVVYTPQRYSPLYSYPVLYVQDGEDYLAMGRMATLLDQLNQDKELPDIIAVFLPVEKSKRHDRYHPDGKEHMAYRRFLAEEVVSYVDTHYSTHPLGNARTLLGESLGGVVSLFTALNYPHTFGQVACQSIAMDAKLNRLVADADFSVPQTIYLEIGTKETAVSTGRGTLNLLAANEELREILGTKKVTLVYETFEGDHTWGYWQRNLPRMLKTLYG
- a CDS encoding phosphatidylglycerophosphatase A, producing the protein MKKQVHSIEVRNAALARLAERGVTLDDIAEIVYLMQSPYHPDLTMAQCIESVKAVLEKREMQHAILVGVELDTLAEKGLLSEPLQSIIASDEGLFGCDETLALGSVFGYGSIAVTTFGHLDKHKVGVIKRLDTKSAEGRVHTFLDDLVASVAANASSRMAHRMRDEQEAELARSEALKQQEAELRVEEKGKGTEQAG
- a CDS encoding putative holin-like toxin: MPVEVRDALTLMIGFGMLIIALLGLGESIVTAINQNKRK
- a CDS encoding helix-turn-helix transcriptional regulator gives rise to the protein MFGLRKKRSKLGKRLDKRGFTQQWLSKESGVNNTTVSRLASDNEYLATMKTAQRILNALRRVDKNAKQDDFWTM